A single region of the Streptomyces sp. ITFR-16 genome encodes:
- a CDS encoding DUF4173 domain-containing protein, with protein MSDQSSESPRAEHAPEPSAAAAPAQPPAPTQATGPGGSGAPATAPAQPGVPAQAQAAPGAQPQGAVPEPPKIPAYAQQGRPPQQPNPWAQSKQDPSTISRLRPVKPGTVHSATLWSILATTLLSALLLGDGIGPNLLIVAVPASLGAYYAARAAGRRLRPWTAVWGIGGLALLAVPALRDAGWPTFLAIVSAVALGSLALHGSRSWLGVFLGSLGLLTSVAESLGWGVRGVRDRMSGSRGRWGVVFRSVAVAVLLLIVFGALFASADAAFADVLGNLMPDVSVGEGPWRLFLALIGLVGSLAAAYTAAAPVHWDGLSVRPGRARGRLEWALPLVVLNLLFAGFLAIQLTVLLGGYDKVMAETDLSYSEYARQGFWQLLWATVLTLGVIALALRWAPRGGARDRTLVRGVLGTLCLLTLIVVASALRRMDLYVDAYGLTRLRISVAAVELWLGVVLVLIMAAGVFGPRLLPRAVAASAAVGVLAFGLISPDGLIAEQNVQRYRSDHSIDIEYLSGLSADAVPALDTLPEPLRSCALEKIQRTLRDSDEPWYATSWGETRARDILGDWDPGFRTLDCRGMNSGDNGSERDGGTDDSYDPYDPY; from the coding sequence GTGTCAGACCAGTCGTCAGAATCACCCCGGGCCGAGCACGCGCCGGAGCCGTCCGCAGCGGCCGCTCCGGCGCAGCCGCCCGCTCCGACGCAGGCCACCGGGCCGGGCGGCTCCGGCGCACCGGCGACCGCGCCCGCGCAGCCGGGAGTTCCCGCGCAGGCCCAGGCGGCGCCGGGCGCCCAGCCGCAGGGGGCCGTGCCCGAGCCGCCGAAGATCCCGGCCTACGCCCAGCAGGGCCGGCCCCCGCAGCAGCCCAACCCCTGGGCGCAGTCCAAGCAGGACCCCTCCACGATCTCGCGCCTGCGGCCCGTGAAGCCCGGGACCGTCCACAGCGCCACCCTCTGGTCCATCCTGGCGACCACGCTGCTCAGCGCTCTGCTGCTCGGTGACGGGATCGGCCCGAACCTGCTGATCGTGGCGGTGCCGGCCTCGCTCGGCGCGTACTACGCCGCGCGGGCGGCGGGCCGGCGGCTGCGCCCGTGGACCGCGGTCTGGGGGATCGGGGGACTGGCCCTGCTGGCCGTCCCCGCCCTCCGGGACGCGGGCTGGCCGACCTTCCTCGCCATCGTGTCCGCCGTGGCGCTCGGCTCGCTCGCGCTGCACGGCAGCCGCAGCTGGCTGGGGGTGTTCCTCGGCTCGCTGGGTCTGCTGACCTCCGTCGCGGAGTCGCTGGGCTGGGGCGTGCGCGGGGTGCGCGACCGGATGTCGGGGTCCCGGGGCCGGTGGGGCGTCGTCTTCCGGTCCGTCGCGGTGGCCGTGCTCCTGCTCATCGTGTTCGGGGCGCTCTTCGCCAGTGCTGACGCCGCCTTCGCCGATGTGCTCGGCAATCTGATGCCCGACGTGTCGGTGGGCGAGGGGCCGTGGCGGCTCTTCCTCGCGCTGATCGGCCTCGTCGGTTCGCTCGCCGCCGCGTACACCGCCGCCGCCCCGGTGCACTGGGACGGCCTGAGCGTACGGCCGGGCAGGGCACGCGGACGGCTGGAGTGGGCGCTCCCGCTGGTCGTCCTCAACCTGCTCTTCGCCGGCTTCCTCGCCATCCAGCTCACGGTGCTGCTCGGCGGGTACGACAAGGTGATGGCCGAGACCGACCTCAGCTACTCCGAGTACGCCCGCCAGGGCTTCTGGCAGCTGCTCTGGGCCACCGTGCTCACGCTCGGCGTCATCGCGCTCGCCCTGCGCTGGGCGCCGCGCGGCGGTGCCCGCGACCGGACGCTCGTACGCGGCGTCCTCGGCACGCTCTGCCTGCTCACGCTCATCGTGGTCGCCTCCGCGCTGCGGCGCATGGACCTCTACGTCGACGCGTACGGACTGACCCGGCTGCGCATCTCCGTGGCGGCGGTCGAGCTGTGGCTCGGGGTGGTCCTCGTGCTGATCATGGCGGCCGGGGTGTTCGGCCCCCGGCTGCTGCCGCGCGCGGTCGCGGCGAGCGCGGCCGTCGGCGTGCTGGCCTTCGGGCTGATCTCGCCCGACGGTCTGATCGCGGAACAGAACGTCCAGCGCTACCGCAGCGACCACTCGATCGACATCGAGTACCTCAGCGGGCTCTCGGCCGACGCCGTACCGGCTCTGGACACCCTGCCGGAGCCGCTGCGCTCCTGCGCCCTGGAGAAGATCCAGCGGACGCTGCGGGACTCGGACGAGCCGTGGTACGCGACGAGCTGGGGCGAGACGCGGGCCCGGGACATCCTCGGCGACTGGGACCCCGGCTTCCGGACGCTCGACTGCCGGGGCATGAACTCGGGTGACAACGGCAGCGAGCGCGACGGCGGCACGGACGACTCGTACGATCCCTACGACCCGTACTGA
- a CDS encoding ADP-ribosylglycohydrolase family protein — protein sequence MTESASDQRFERALASLRGLSVGDALGSQFFVPANYPLLKDRALPPGPWQWTDDTEMAGSVLAVLRDHGRIDQDALALSFATRHDFDRGYGPAVNRLLRLVREGGDWRELASALFKGQGSWGNGSSMRIAPLGAWYADDPEQATHQAEISSYTTHQHREAVVGAMAVAAAASLAASPAGPPSPTDLLDGVIALVPRSAVGAGLRRARDMLDYQDAGTVAAVLGNGRRTSAHDTVPFALWSAARSLGDFEQAFWVTAQAGGDVDTTCAIVGGVVAAGAAGAPPEHWTDRTEELPDWAVRQAPPARAR from the coding sequence ATGACCGAATCCGCTTCCGACCAGCGCTTCGAACGCGCCCTTGCCAGCCTGCGCGGCCTCTCCGTGGGAGACGCCCTGGGCTCCCAGTTCTTCGTGCCCGCCAACTATCCGCTCCTGAAGGACCGGGCCCTGCCGCCCGGCCCCTGGCAGTGGACCGACGACACCGAAATGGCCGGCTCCGTCCTGGCCGTCCTCCGCGACCACGGCCGGATCGACCAGGACGCCCTGGCCCTCTCCTTCGCCACGCGTCACGACTTCGACCGGGGATACGGCCCCGCGGTGAACCGGCTGCTCCGCCTGGTCCGGGAGGGCGGGGACTGGCGGGAGCTGGCCTCCGCGCTCTTCAAGGGCCAGGGATCGTGGGGCAACGGCTCGTCGATGCGTATCGCGCCGCTCGGCGCCTGGTACGCGGACGACCCCGAGCAGGCCACGCACCAGGCCGAGATCTCCTCGTACACCACGCACCAGCACCGCGAGGCCGTCGTCGGGGCGATGGCCGTGGCGGCCGCCGCCTCGCTCGCGGCCTCGCCCGCCGGGCCGCCGAGCCCGACGGACCTGCTGGACGGCGTCATCGCGCTCGTGCCGCGCAGCGCGGTCGGCGCGGGGCTGCGCCGGGCCCGCGACATGCTGGACTACCAGGACGCCGGCACGGTCGCGGCGGTCCTCGGCAACGGCCGGCGCACCAGCGCGCACGACACCGTCCCCTTCGCCCTGTGGTCGGCGGCCCGCAGCCTCGGCGACTTCGAGCAGGCCTTCTGGGTGACCGCGCAGGCGGGCGGCGACGTCGACACGACGTGCGCGATCGTCGGCGGAGTGGTCGCGGCGGGCGCGGCGGGCGCGCCTCCGGAGCACTGGACGGACCGGACCGAGGAACTGCCCGACTGGGCCGTCCGTCAGGCGCCGCCCGCCAGGGCCCGCTGA
- a CDS encoding TetR/AcrR family transcriptional regulator, whose amino-acid sequence MVTSRSAAAARQSVVSLRRRGPVLERAILDAALERLSTVGWSGLTMEGVAAGAQTGKAAIYRRWPSKEDLVADALRSALPAMAEAPDHGNVRDDLYQLCRGLRDAMLSKSGSALRSVLHECDGHTAERFQSVILNGVIKPSTELIKEVLSRGVERGEVRADALRGVVFDVIPAMMMYRTKVCSSEWADEEIAELIDGVAVPLLRSARR is encoded by the coding sequence ATGGTTACTTCGCGATCGGCTGCCGCCGCCCGGCAGTCGGTGGTGTCCCTCCGGCGGCGCGGACCCGTGCTGGAACGCGCCATCCTCGACGCCGCGCTGGAGCGGCTGAGTACGGTCGGCTGGAGCGGGCTGACGATGGAGGGGGTCGCCGCCGGCGCCCAGACCGGCAAGGCCGCGATCTACCGGCGATGGCCCTCCAAGGAGGACCTGGTCGCCGACGCCCTGCGCAGCGCGCTGCCCGCGATGGCCGAAGCGCCCGACCACGGAAACGTCCGCGACGACCTCTACCAGCTGTGCCGGGGGCTGCGCGACGCGATGCTCTCCAAGTCCGGCTCCGCGCTCCGCTCCGTCCTTCACGAATGCGACGGTCACACGGCGGAACGCTTCCAGTCGGTGATCCTCAACGGCGTGATCAAGCCGTCGACCGAGCTCATCAAGGAAGTGCTGAGCCGGGGCGTCGAACGCGGTGAGGTCCGCGCCGACGCCCTGCGGGGTGTGGTCTTCGACGTCATCCCCGCGATGATGATGTATCGCACCAAGGTGTGCTCCAGCGAATGGGCCGACGAGGAGATCGCCGAGCTGATCGACGGCGTAGCGGTGCCGTTGCTCCGCTCCGCCCGGCGCTGA
- a CDS encoding histidine phosphatase family protein, whose product MARPQRIVLVRHGESEGNADDTVYEREPDHALRLTPTGLRQARETGARLRGLFGDEQVSVYVSPYRRTHETFAALGLDPGQVRVREEPRLREQDWGNWQDHDDVRLQKAYRDAYGHFFYRFAQGESGADVYDRVGAFLESLHRSFEDPDHPQNVLLVTHGLTMRLFCMRWFHWSVAEFESLSNPGNGESRTLLLGANGRYTLDRPFERWRTPEPYGITG is encoded by the coding sequence ATGGCACGACCGCAACGCATTGTCCTGGTCCGGCACGGCGAGTCCGAGGGCAACGCCGACGACACCGTCTACGAGCGCGAGCCCGACCACGCCCTGAGACTCACCCCGACCGGCCTGCGGCAGGCCCGCGAGACGGGGGCACGGCTGCGCGGACTCTTCGGCGACGAGCAGGTCAGTGTGTACGTCTCCCCCTACCGCCGCACGCACGAGACGTTCGCGGCCCTCGGGCTGGACCCCGGACAGGTCCGGGTGCGCGAGGAGCCCCGGCTGCGCGAACAGGACTGGGGCAACTGGCAGGACCATGACGACGTCCGCCTCCAGAAGGCCTACCGGGACGCCTACGGGCACTTCTTCTACCGCTTCGCGCAGGGCGAGTCCGGCGCGGACGTGTACGACCGGGTCGGCGCGTTCCTGGAGAGCCTGCACCGGAGCTTCGAGGACCCGGACCACCCGCAGAACGTCCTGCTCGTCACGCACGGTCTGACCATGCGGCTCTTCTGCATGCGCTGGTTCCACTGGTCCGTGGCCGAATTCGAGTCGCTCTCCAACCCCGGCAACGGGGAGTCCCGGACGCTCCTGCTCGGCGCGAACGGCCGCTACACCCTCGACCGGCCCTTCGAACGCTGGCGCACACCTGAGCCCTACGGCATCACCGGATAG
- a CDS encoding MFS transporter, with amino-acid sequence MTTSQLNDLSAPGAARRQGRPGIALTVIAACQLMVVLDATIVNIALPHIQDALSFSTTDLSWVLSAYTLTFGGLLLLGGRAGDILGRRRVFMTGILLFTLASLVGGFAQEPWQLLLARALQGIGGAIASPTSLALITTTFAEGPARNRAFAVFAAVSAGGGAIGLLAGGMLTEWLDWRWVFFVNVPIGVLIAVLAPLYINESEKHPGRFDVSGALTSTLGMASLVYGFIRASEEGWKDSLTLASFGTAVVLLGAFVLVEMRAKEPITPLRMFADRNRSGTYVIMLGLSAAMFGMFFFIVLFVQNVLAYTPIESGLAFLPVTVAIIVGAGLSQRFLPVLGPKPFMVTGSALTGVGVFWLTFISSDSSYLSGVLGPMMLFGFGMGLNFVTLTLTAVSGVAQHEAGAASSLLNASQQVGGSLGLSILVTVFGTASRTEAEKQVPQFLAQASPEQKAQFAKTKELPGVWGHAVLTQGISTAFLAAVGMSALALLTALLVIRVRKSDLDALSGKAAAAGPAA; translated from the coding sequence GTGACAACCTCTCAGTTAAACGATCTGAGCGCACCGGGTGCGGCGCGCCGGCAAGGGCGCCCGGGGATCGCCCTGACCGTCATCGCCGCCTGCCAGTTGATGGTTGTGCTCGACGCCACGATCGTCAACATCGCCCTCCCGCACATCCAGGACGCGCTCAGCTTCTCGACCACGGATCTCTCCTGGGTCCTGAGCGCCTACACCCTGACCTTCGGCGGGCTGCTGCTGCTCGGCGGCCGGGCCGGGGACATCCTCGGCCGCCGCCGGGTCTTCATGACCGGCATCCTGCTCTTCACCCTGGCCTCACTGGTCGGCGGATTCGCCCAGGAACCCTGGCAGCTGCTGCTGGCCCGCGCGCTCCAGGGCATCGGCGGCGCCATCGCGTCCCCGACCTCGCTCGCGCTCATCACCACCACCTTCGCCGAAGGACCCGCGCGCAACCGGGCGTTCGCCGTCTTCGCCGCGGTGTCCGCGGGCGGCGGCGCCATCGGGCTGCTGGCGGGCGGCATGCTGACCGAATGGCTCGACTGGCGCTGGGTCTTCTTCGTCAACGTGCCGATCGGCGTACTGATCGCGGTCCTGGCACCGCTCTACATCAACGAGTCCGAGAAGCATCCGGGACGCTTCGACGTCTCGGGGGCGCTGACCTCGACGCTGGGCATGGCCTCGCTCGTGTACGGGTTCATCCGGGCCTCCGAGGAGGGCTGGAAGGACTCCCTGACCCTGGCGTCGTTCGGCACCGCGGTGGTCCTGCTCGGCGCGTTCGTCCTGGTCGAGATGCGGGCCAAGGAGCCGATCACACCGCTGCGGATGTTCGCCGACCGCAACCGCTCGGGCACGTACGTGATCATGCTCGGCCTGTCCGCCGCCATGTTCGGCATGTTCTTCTTCATCGTGCTGTTCGTGCAGAACGTGCTGGCCTACACCCCGATCGAATCGGGGCTGGCGTTCCTGCCCGTGACCGTCGCGATCATCGTGGGCGCCGGGCTCTCGCAGCGGTTCCTCCCGGTGCTCGGACCGAAGCCGTTCATGGTGACGGGTTCGGCGCTGACCGGCGTGGGCGTCTTCTGGCTCACGTTCATCTCCTCGGACAGCTCGTATCTCTCCGGCGTGCTCGGCCCGATGATGCTGTTCGGCTTCGGCATGGGGCTGAACTTCGTGACCCTCACCCTGACCGCGGTCTCCGGAGTCGCCCAGCACGAGGCGGGGGCGGCCTCCAGCCTGCTCAACGCGAGTCAGCAGGTGGGCGGTTCGCTGGGTCTGTCCATCCTGGTCACGGTCTTCGGTACGGCGAGCCGCACCGAGGCGGAGAAGCAGGTCCCGCAGTTCCTGGCGCAGGCGTCGCCCGAGCAGAAGGCGCAGTTCGCCAAGACCAAGGAGCTGCCCGGGGTCTGGGGCCACGCGGTGCTCACCCAGGGCATCTCGACCGCGTTCCTCGCGGCGGTGGGCATGTCGGCCCTCGCCCTGCTGACCGCGCTGCTGGTCATCCGGGTGCGCAAGAGCGACCTGGACGCGCTGAGCGGCAAGGCGGCAGCCGCAGGGCCGGCCGCCTAG
- a CDS encoding ribonuclease HII, with amino-acid sequence MPYEPPTHTVERSLRATTGARTVAGVDEVGRGAWAGPVTVCAAVTGLRRPPAGLTDSKLISPKRRAELAPLLESWVTAYALGDASPQEIDALGMTAALRLAAVRALEALPVRPDAVILDGKHDYLGAPWQVRTVIKGDQSCIAVAAASVIAKVRRDALMAELGAASGEYADFAFHDNAGYPSPVHRAALEERGPTAHHRLSWSYLDALPRWQHLKKVRFSAEAAALESGGQLGFDF; translated from the coding sequence ATGCCGTACGAACCACCCACGCACACCGTCGAGCGCTCACTGCGCGCCACCACCGGTGCCAGGACCGTCGCCGGCGTCGACGAGGTCGGACGCGGAGCGTGGGCGGGACCCGTCACCGTGTGCGCCGCGGTCACCGGCCTCCGCAGGCCCCCCGCCGGACTCACCGACTCCAAGCTGATCAGCCCGAAGCGACGCGCCGAACTGGCGCCGCTGCTGGAGAGCTGGGTCACCGCGTACGCCCTGGGCGACGCCTCGCCGCAGGAGATCGACGCACTCGGAATGACCGCCGCGCTCCGGCTCGCAGCCGTACGCGCCCTGGAGGCCCTGCCGGTGCGCCCCGACGCGGTGATCCTGGACGGCAAGCACGACTACCTCGGCGCTCCCTGGCAGGTCCGAACGGTCATCAAGGGCGACCAGTCCTGCATCGCCGTCGCGGCGGCCTCGGTCATCGCGAAGGTGCGCCGGGACGCCCTCATGGCCGAGCTGGGTGCCGCCTCCGGCGAGTACGCGGACTTCGCGTTCCACGACAACGCCGGTTATCCGTCCCCCGTGCACAGGGCCGCGCTCGAGGAGCGGGGGCCCACGGCCCACCACCGCCTCTCCTGGTCCTACCTCGATGCGCTGCCCAGGTGGCAGCACCTCAAGAAGGTCCGCTTCTCCGCCGAGGCGGCCGCACTGGAAAGCGGGGGCCAGCTCGGCTTCGACTTCTGA